The following proteins come from a genomic window of Pseudomonas sp. MAG733B:
- a CDS encoding DUF1214 domain-containing protein, whose amino-acid sequence MIMTRLALAIGLSLSLLLPLPAQSASNDAPATSILSAEQAREENAYTLGVQAYLWGFPLYFYDVTGPKSLQAGAVGMNTLRKYSALKTAKDRTVVTPNNVTIDAYARFDVSKEPLVVHVPALTEPRWYLTQIGNTFDEVTHNIGGIKGAQPGDYLITGPDFHGTVPREMTQVPSRTKWGVIAVRIFANGEQDVAAAIEAQKGFQIMPLSAYLRDGLQYKPSTADIPVFNGTAPEGVRFFDQLGHAMQQFMPASGDQDEAFMTQLRLIGLSPDMGFDWRSLDEATLRGLTRAVAAAQQIVDQRWKNLGEVTNGWRYFMVGGRAGHDYAMRAALAKNVIGAQLSEQVLYPNTQVDDQGSALDGKHKYVMQFAEGQQPPASLFWNLSMYGADMLFVENAFGRYSIGSMTAGLKPAADGSLTLLIQQERPSDTSNWLPAPAGPFNLTMRFYGPGSSVLDGSYRLPAIKRVD is encoded by the coding sequence ATGATAATGACAAGACTCGCTCTGGCCATCGGTCTGAGTCTTTCGCTACTTCTTCCCCTCCCCGCACAATCGGCCAGTAACGACGCGCCAGCAACATCTATCCTTTCAGCCGAACAGGCCCGCGAAGAAAACGCTTACACCCTTGGTGTGCAGGCTTACCTGTGGGGTTTTCCCCTGTATTTTTATGATGTGACGGGGCCGAAAAGTCTTCAGGCCGGCGCGGTGGGCATGAACACCCTGCGCAAGTACAGCGCATTGAAAACCGCAAAGGACCGCACGGTTGTCACACCCAATAATGTGACGATCGATGCCTACGCGCGCTTTGACGTGTCCAAGGAACCGCTGGTTGTGCATGTCCCCGCGCTGACTGAACCACGCTGGTATTTGACCCAGATTGGCAACACCTTCGATGAAGTCACCCACAACATTGGTGGTATCAAAGGCGCTCAACCGGGCGATTACCTGATCACCGGTCCGGACTTTCATGGCACGGTGCCTCGTGAAATGACCCAGGTGCCGAGCCGCACCAAGTGGGGGGTAATTGCGGTACGTATTTTCGCCAACGGCGAGCAGGATGTCGCCGCCGCCATCGAAGCGCAAAAAGGTTTCCAGATCATGCCGTTGTCCGCTTATTTGCGCGATGGTCTGCAATACAAGCCGAGTACCGCAGACATTCCTGTCTTCAACGGTACGGCCCCGGAAGGCGTGCGTTTTTTTGACCAGCTCGGGCACGCCATGCAGCAGTTCATGCCGGCGAGTGGCGATCAGGATGAGGCGTTCATGACGCAATTGCGCCTGATTGGTTTGAGCCCAGATATGGGGTTTGATTGGCGCTCACTCGATGAGGCGACCTTGCGTGGGCTGACCCGTGCTGTTGCAGCCGCCCAGCAGATCGTCGATCAGCGCTGGAAGAATTTGGGCGAAGTCACCAACGGCTGGCGTTACTTCATGGTCGGTGGCCGCGCTGGTCATGATTACGCGATGCGCGCTGCGCTGGCCAAAAACGTGATTGGTGCACAGCTATCGGAGCAAGTGCTATATCCCAACACACAGGTGGACGACCAGGGAAGCGCTCTGGATGGCAAGCACAAGTACGTCATGCAATTCGCCGAGGGCCAGCAACCGCCTGCCTCGTTGTTCTGGAATCTGTCGATGTACGGCGCGGATATGCTGTTTGTCGAAAACGCCTTCGGCCGATACAGCATTGGCAGCATGACCGCAGGACTCAAACCGGCCGCAGACGGTTCGCTGACCCTGCTAATCCAGCAGGAACGCCCGAGCGACACGTCAAACTGGCTACCGGCACCGGCCGGGCCGTTCAACCTGACCATGCGTTTCTACGGACCTGGATCATCCGTGCTTGATGGTTCTTATCGCCTCCCGGCGATCAAGCGCGTGGACTGA
- a CDS encoding DUF1329 domain-containing protein, whose translation MKKTTILTAGALALTLLASSVMAAVSPQEADKLGTTLTPLGGEKAGNADGSIPAWTGGLKPGAAPVQNDFIGNPFEGEKPQFVITAATAAQYKDNLTPGQMAMFQRYPDTYKIPVYKTQRTASSPQDVYAAVKSSALNTVAVNDGYGLQNFEKSHYTAFPIPKSGLEVVWNHLTRYRGTSFMQNLVQATPQVNGSYTLVNVQQSVGFPWQMKDTDPQQSANVLFYAKQEVTSPARMAGNVLLVHETIDQLKDPRMAWSYSAGQRRVRRAPQVAYDGPGTAADGLRVADQNDMYNGAPDRYDWKLIGKKEMYVPYNNYTLFSPKVKYEDIIKPGHINQDLTRYELHRVWEVEGTLKAGERHIYAKRHMYFDEDTWAVLEIDHYDGRGQLWRVGEGLLVNDYVQGTANYAAITVYDLIAGRYVVSNLQNENKRGQDYSYRPTMTDFTPAALRNAGIR comes from the coding sequence ATGAAAAAGACCACAATTTTGACTGCCGGTGCTTTGGCGCTGACCCTGCTGGCCAGTAGCGTGATGGCAGCCGTTTCGCCACAGGAAGCCGACAAACTGGGCACCACCCTGACGCCACTGGGTGGCGAGAAAGCAGGCAATGCCGATGGCAGCATTCCAGCCTGGACCGGCGGCCTCAAGCCTGGTGCGGCTCCGGTGCAAAACGATTTTATCGGCAATCCGTTCGAAGGCGAGAAACCGCAATTCGTCATTACGGCCGCGACCGCCGCTCAGTACAAGGACAATTTGACGCCGGGCCAGATGGCGATGTTTCAGCGCTATCCCGACACGTACAAGATTCCGGTGTACAAGACTCAGCGTACCGCGTCTTCGCCACAGGATGTCTATGCCGCGGTGAAGTCCAGCGCGCTGAACACCGTCGCCGTGAACGATGGTTATGGCTTGCAGAACTTCGAGAAGTCGCACTACACCGCGTTTCCTATTCCGAAGTCTGGCCTTGAGGTGGTGTGGAATCACCTGACCCGCTACCGCGGCACCAGTTTCATGCAAAACCTGGTACAGGCGACGCCGCAGGTCAATGGCAGCTACACCCTCGTCAATGTCCAGCAGAGCGTCGGTTTTCCCTGGCAGATGAAGGATACCGACCCGCAGCAAAGCGCCAACGTGCTGTTTTACGCCAAGCAGGAGGTCACTTCGCCGGCGCGCATGGCGGGCAACGTGTTGCTGGTCCATGAGACAATCGATCAGCTCAAAGACCCGCGCATGGCCTGGTCCTACAGTGCCGGTCAACGTCGTGTACGTCGTGCGCCGCAGGTGGCGTATGACGGCCCGGGTACCGCCGCCGATGGCCTGCGCGTTGCCGACCAGAACGACATGTACAACGGCGCTCCGGACCGCTACGACTGGAAACTGATCGGCAAGAAAGAGATGTACGTGCCATACAACAACTACACGTTGTTTTCGCCGAAGGTGAAGTACGAAGACATCATCAAACCCGGACACATCAACCAGGACCTTACCCGCTACGAACTGCACCGGGTCTGGGAAGTCGAAGGCACGCTCAAGGCGGGCGAGCGGCATATTTATGCCAAGCGACACATGTACTTCGACGAGGACACCTGGGCGGTACTGGAAATCGACCACTACGACGGTCGCGGTCAACTGTGGCGGGTCGGGGAAGGTCTTCTGGTCAACGACTATGTCCAGGGTACCGCGAACTACGCTGCTATTACGGTGTATGACCTGATCGCCGGGCGCTATGTCGTTTCCAACCTGCAGAACGAAAACAAACGCGGGCAGGACTATAGTTACCGTCCGACCATGACCGACTTCACCCCCGCGGCACTGCGAAACGCCGGTATTCGTTAA
- a CDS encoding DUF1302 domain-containing protein — translation MRKTTMRGIFRPQLLATAVALGINAPAYAVNFSIGEIQGSFDSSMSLGSSWSVRAPDPDFISNFNSQGVRGNASARTSDDNRLNFKKGETFSKIFKGVHDLELKYGDSGAFVRGKYWYDFELMDESRPFYDIDDHSRQRAAKSSGAMFLDSFVYHNYTLDELQGNVRLGKQVVSWGESTFIGNSINSINPTDVAALRRPGAEIKEGLIPVNMLYVSQGLSENVTAEAFYQIEWAPSVLDNCGTFFGNDVTPEGCNDRAVIAGLDLPPGAATNTGSGLQVAGTAAQGGGVDDAYVTRTKTKDAKDSGQFGVALRWFAPDLNDTEFGAYFLNYHARNPNLDFTRATNIANTGAGAATVPGAINSIRTASYHVVYPEDIRLYGLSFSTNVDGTALAGEISFRPNMPLQLNGGDLNLAATGNKNSPLFISGASQNVAGAPLKGYERMPVLQTQLSATQFFDQVMGASRLTVVGEVGYNRINGLGEADGTDLRFGRSTIFGAGELATGPGAGATGPQTCAGAASQVPGAAAGVTRPSNPQQECNSHGFYTTDSWGYRLRGRLDYPNVFAGVNLAPNIAWSHDVEGNGPNFEEGLKAVSLGLDADYANLYTASLSYTDFFGGHFNTNGDRDYVALSVGVNF, via the coding sequence ATGAGAAAAACAACAATGCGCGGAATTTTTCGGCCGCAACTGCTGGCCACGGCTGTTGCTTTGGGCATCAATGCACCGGCTTACGCAGTCAACTTCAGCATTGGGGAGATTCAGGGCAGCTTCGACAGTTCGATGTCGCTTGGGTCCAGTTGGTCCGTACGCGCACCAGACCCGGACTTTATCTCCAACTTCAATTCCCAAGGGGTCAGGGGTAACGCATCTGCGCGTACCAGCGATGACAACCGCTTGAACTTCAAGAAGGGCGAGACCTTCTCGAAGATCTTCAAGGGCGTGCATGACCTGGAACTGAAGTACGGTGACAGCGGTGCTTTCGTACGCGGCAAGTATTGGTACGATTTCGAATTGATGGACGAGAGCCGGCCGTTCTACGACATCGATGATCATAGCCGCCAACGTGCGGCGAAGTCGTCCGGAGCGATGTTCCTCGACAGTTTCGTCTATCACAACTACACACTCGACGAATTGCAGGGCAACGTGCGTCTCGGCAAGCAGGTGGTGAGCTGGGGTGAAAGTACCTTTATCGGCAACTCCATCAACAGCATCAACCCGACCGACGTGGCGGCCTTGCGCCGGCCCGGCGCCGAAATCAAGGAAGGCTTGATCCCGGTCAACATGCTGTATGTCTCGCAAGGCCTGTCCGAGAACGTCACCGCCGAGGCTTTTTACCAGATTGAATGGGCACCCTCGGTCCTGGACAACTGCGGCACCTTCTTCGGTAACGACGTGACGCCTGAAGGCTGCAACGATCGCGCGGTGATCGCCGGTCTCGACCTGCCTCCGGGCGCAGCGACTAACACCGGATCTGGTTTGCAGGTGGCGGGCACAGCGGCACAGGGCGGTGGCGTGGATGATGCCTACGTGACGCGCACCAAGACCAAGGATGCCAAGGACAGCGGCCAGTTTGGCGTGGCTTTGCGCTGGTTCGCGCCGGACTTGAACGACACCGAGTTCGGTGCCTATTTCCTCAACTATCACGCCCGCAACCCCAACCTGGATTTCACCCGCGCCACCAATATCGCCAATACCGGTGCTGGTGCGGCCACTGTCCCTGGTGCTATCAACTCAATCCGCACGGCCAGCTACCACGTGGTCTACCCAGAGGACATTCGTCTTTACGGCCTGAGCTTCTCGACCAACGTCGATGGCACCGCCCTGGCTGGCGAAATCAGCTTCCGCCCGAACATGCCGCTGCAACTCAATGGCGGCGACCTGAACCTGGCGGCGACGGGCAACAAAAACTCGCCGCTGTTCATCTCTGGCGCATCGCAAAACGTCGCCGGAGCGCCGCTCAAGGGCTATGAGCGGATGCCGGTACTGCAAACGCAATTGAGTGCCACGCAATTCTTCGACCAGGTGATGGGCGCCAGTCGTCTGACCGTGGTGGGTGAAGTCGGATACAACCGCATCAATGGTCTGGGCGAGGCGGATGGCACGGATCTGCGATTTGGCCGTAGCACGATTTTCGGTGCGGGCGAACTGGCAACCGGACCTGGCGCGGGCGCCACCGGACCGCAAACTTGCGCGGGTGCGGCAAGCCAGGTTCCCGGCGCCGCAGCCGGTGTTACCCGACCGAGTAACCCCCAGCAGGAGTGCAACAGCCACGGCTTCTATACCACCGATTCCTGGGGTTATCGCCTGCGCGGCCGTCTGGATTACCCGAACGTGTTCGCCGGCGTGAACCTGGCGCCGAACATCGCCTGGTCCCATGACGTCGAGGGTAACGGCCCGAACTTCGAGGAAGGCCTCAAAGCCGTCAGCCTGGGTCTGGATGCCGACTACGCCAACCTCTACACCGCCAGTCTCAGCTACACGGATTTCTTCGGCGGCCATTTCAACACCAACGGCGACCGCGACTACGTTGCGCTCAGCGTCGGCGTGAACTTTTGA
- a CDS encoding CaiB/BaiF CoA-transferase family protein gives MLQGIKIVEICGIGPGPFSAMHLADLGAEVIAVERDASGASRVNVLNRGKRSVIADLKSAVGRELVLHLIEDADALIEGMRPGVMERLGLGPQDCQARNPSLVYGRMTGWGQSGPLAKVAGHDNNYASLSGALFHNGASEAPPSSAFATLGDVGGGALYLTIGLLSGILNARATGKGAVVDAAIVDGSAHMLQLMLSTRNLGFMSDERGKNIHDSSPFYATYRCADGGFITLGSIEPQFYSLLLEKLGLQADSRFVWQWDRRFWKEQHQHFTELFSSRTRAHWCELLEGSDVCFAPVLAPSEAALHPHNTARGTWFERDGLLQTAVAPRFNGEVVQPASVPKTGEHTEQIMGILNSPARGSVWQSS, from the coding sequence ATGCTGCAAGGCATAAAGATTGTGGAAATTTGCGGTATCGGTCCTGGCCCGTTTTCGGCCATGCATTTGGCCGATCTGGGCGCTGAAGTGATTGCGGTTGAGCGCGATGCCAGTGGCGCGTCGAGGGTCAACGTGCTCAACAGAGGCAAGCGTTCGGTGATCGCCGATCTGAAAAGTGCCGTGGGTAGGGAGCTGGTCTTGCACCTGATAGAAGACGCAGACGCGCTGATCGAAGGCATGCGCCCTGGCGTGATGGAACGCCTGGGTCTTGGACCGCAAGATTGCCAGGCCCGTAACCCGAGCCTGGTCTACGGCCGCATGACCGGCTGGGGTCAGTCCGGACCGCTGGCCAAGGTCGCCGGGCACGATAATAACTATGCGTCGCTGTCCGGCGCGCTGTTTCACAACGGTGCGTCCGAAGCTCCCCCCTCCTCCGCATTCGCCACGTTAGGCGATGTCGGTGGCGGCGCGCTATACCTGACCATCGGCTTACTGAGCGGCATTCTCAACGCACGGGCCACCGGCAAAGGGGCGGTGGTCGATGCGGCCATCGTCGACGGTTCGGCACACATGCTTCAGCTCATGCTTTCGACACGTAACCTGGGCTTTATGAGTGATGAACGCGGCAAGAATATTCATGACAGCTCGCCGTTCTATGCAACCTATCGCTGCGCTGATGGCGGATTCATTACGCTGGGTTCGATCGAGCCGCAGTTCTATTCACTGCTGCTGGAAAAACTCGGCCTCCAGGCTGACTCGCGCTTTGTCTGGCAATGGGATCGCCGGTTCTGGAAAGAACAGCACCAGCATTTCACCGAGCTGTTTTCCAGCAGGACACGTGCGCATTGGTGCGAATTGCTGGAAGGTAGCGATGTGTGCTTTGCCCCGGTATTGGCACCCAGCGAAGCCGCGCTGCATCCGCACAACACTGCTCGTGGAACCTGGTTCGAGCGCGATGGGTTGCTGCAAACCGCCGTCGCACCGCGTTTCAATGGCGAGGTGGTGCAGCCTGCAAGCGTGCCGAAAACGGGTGAACATACGGAGCAGATCATGGGCATCCTGAACTCACCGGCGCGAGGTTCTGTCTGGCAGTCTTCTTGA
- a CDS encoding acyl-CoA dehydrogenase family protein, with protein sequence MDIHYTPAELAFREEVRAFLHDKLSPELAAKGRLGKRLTKHDYVSWMAALNERGWYASLWPVELGGTGWSEVQKHIFEDECAAFGAPPVLPFGVVMVGPVIIKFGTEEQKAHYLPRILDGTDWWCQGYSEPGAGSDLASLKTRAVRDGDHYIVTGQKTWTTQAQFADWIFCLVRTDSEAQAQRGISFLLIDMNSPGISVRPIITLDGDHEVNEVFFDDVRVPVANLVGEENQGWTYAKYLLTHERTTVAGIGTSKAQLRQLKHIAGREQRNRRALIDDPLFRAQIAEVEMQLVAAEMSTLRMLAAARDGGGIGAASSFLKVKGSEIRQSLSHLMRKAVGPYALPFLDAEQEQVTTDNLLHTEYSSTVSGQYFNLRKLSIFGGSNEIQKNIVSKMILEL encoded by the coding sequence ATGGACATCCATTACACGCCGGCCGAACTGGCCTTCCGTGAGGAAGTGCGAGCTTTTCTGCATGACAAGCTGTCCCCGGAGCTCGCTGCCAAGGGACGGTTGGGCAAACGCTTGACCAAACACGATTACGTGAGCTGGATGGCTGCGCTTAACGAGCGAGGCTGGTATGCGTCCCTGTGGCCAGTGGAGCTGGGTGGCACGGGCTGGAGCGAAGTGCAGAAGCACATTTTTGAAGACGAGTGCGCCGCGTTCGGTGCGCCGCCGGTACTACCGTTTGGGGTGGTGATGGTGGGCCCAGTCATCATCAAGTTCGGCACCGAAGAGCAAAAAGCCCACTATTTGCCCCGTATCCTCGATGGCACCGACTGGTGGTGCCAGGGTTACTCCGAACCCGGTGCAGGTTCCGACCTGGCCTCGCTGAAGACCCGTGCCGTGCGTGACGGCGATCACTACATCGTCACCGGCCAGAAAACATGGACAACCCAGGCGCAGTTCGCCGACTGGATCTTCTGTCTGGTGCGCACCGACAGCGAAGCCCAGGCACAACGTGGCATCTCTTTCCTGCTGATTGACATGAATAGTCCGGGGATCAGTGTGCGGCCGATCATCACCCTCGACGGCGACCATGAGGTCAACGAGGTGTTCTTCGACGACGTGCGGGTGCCGGTGGCCAACCTGGTGGGTGAAGAAAACCAGGGTTGGACCTACGCCAAGTATCTGCTGACTCACGAACGTACCACCGTCGCCGGCATCGGCACCTCGAAGGCGCAACTGCGCCAACTCAAACACATTGCTGGTCGAGAACAGCGAAATCGCCGGGCGTTAATCGACGACCCGCTGTTCCGTGCGCAAATTGCCGAAGTGGAAATGCAACTGGTGGCCGCCGAAATGAGCACGCTACGCATGCTCGCCGCCGCCCGTGACGGTGGCGGTATCGGCGCAGCCAGTTCGTTTCTCAAGGTCAAGGGCTCCGAAATTCGCCAGTCCTTGAGCCACCTGATGCGCAAGGCTGTAGGCCCTTACGCGCTGCCGTTCCTGGATGCGGAACAAGAACAAGTGACTACCGACAATCTGCTCCACACCGAATACAGCTCCACGGTGTCGGGTCAGTATTTCAACCTGCGCAAGCTGTCGATTTTCGGTGGTTCCAACGAGATTCAGAAAAACATCGTCTCAAAGATGATTCTTGAACTGTAA
- a CDS encoding enoyl-CoA hydratase-related protein gives MNYEQYNFITFEKDNGVLTVRLNRPEAFNAVNGALHEELSRVFADIAADRSVHAVVLTGEGRGFCGGGDLAWMRDINQQGIDQLFREARKIIIDMLELPQPIIAAVNGHAAGLGATLALFCDMIFVAESAKISDPHVRVGIAAGDGGGAIWPLLVGPTRAKQYLFTGDTLSATEAERIGLVNQVVANGEALASATAMARRMADGPRLAIQATKAVVNKILRDTVNLVLDTSLALEKENFFSADHKEAIKAFEEKRSPVYRGA, from the coding sequence ATGAACTACGAACAGTACAACTTCATTACCTTCGAAAAAGACAACGGCGTCTTGACCGTACGTTTGAATCGCCCTGAAGCCTTCAACGCGGTGAACGGTGCGCTGCACGAAGAGCTTTCCCGGGTGTTCGCCGACATCGCCGCCGACCGCAGTGTGCATGCCGTGGTCCTGACCGGTGAAGGTCGCGGTTTTTGCGGTGGCGGCGACCTCGCCTGGATGCGCGACATCAATCAGCAAGGCATCGATCAGCTGTTCCGTGAAGCACGCAAGATCATCATCGACATGCTTGAACTGCCACAGCCGATCATCGCGGCGGTCAATGGTCACGCGGCCGGTCTGGGAGCGACCCTGGCATTGTTCTGCGACATGATTTTCGTTGCCGAGTCAGCGAAAATTTCCGACCCTCATGTACGCGTAGGCATTGCTGCCGGTGACGGCGGTGGTGCCATTTGGCCCCTGCTGGTCGGCCCGACCCGTGCCAAACAATACCTGTTTACCGGCGACACACTCAGCGCTACCGAAGCCGAGCGCATTGGCTTGGTCAATCAGGTCGTGGCCAATGGCGAAGCGTTGGCCAGCGCCACCGCGATGGCCCGACGCATGGCTGACGGTCCGCGCCTGGCGATCCAGGCCACCAAAGCCGTCGTCAACAAGATCCTGCGCGACACCGTGAACCTGGTCCTCGATACCTCGCTGGCCCTGGAGAAGGAAAACTTTTTCAGCGCCGACCACAAGGAGGCGATCAAGGCCTTCGAAGAGAAGCGTTCCCCGGTCTACCGCGGCGCCTGA
- a CDS encoding SDR family NAD(P)-dependent oxidoreductase, which yields MKLLQNKVAIVTGGSSGIGRATALLFAREGARVVVADMNDAAGQAVVDEIRQADGDAFFQRVDVRHEEDCAALVEVTLGRYGQLDIAFNNAGISGSTGLIENQSLEHWRNVLDVNLTGVFNCMVHELRAMKARGGSIINTASIMGLQGTAGASAYSASKHGVIGLTRSAALEYGKYGVRINALCPGFVETPMIVGVGSEFDPDALAAMLKTIPQRRLGEPSEQAQMVLWLASDRSSYATGGQFVVDGGYTA from the coding sequence ATGAAGCTTCTGCAAAACAAGGTGGCTATCGTCACCGGCGGCTCTTCCGGTATTGGCCGCGCCACAGCCCTGTTGTTCGCCCGCGAGGGTGCCCGGGTCGTGGTGGCGGACATGAACGACGCGGCAGGACAAGCCGTGGTCGACGAGATTCGCCAGGCCGACGGTGATGCCTTCTTCCAGCGGGTCGATGTGCGCCACGAGGAAGATTGCGCCGCGCTGGTCGAGGTAACGCTGGGCCGATACGGCCAGCTCGACATCGCCTTCAACAATGCCGGCATCAGCGGTTCCACCGGGCTGATCGAAAACCAAAGCCTGGAGCACTGGCGCAACGTGCTGGATGTGAACCTGACCGGGGTTTTCAACTGCATGGTGCATGAACTGCGCGCCATGAAAGCGCGCGGCGGTTCGATCATCAACACCGCCTCGATCATGGGTCTGCAAGGCACCGCTGGCGCATCTGCCTACTCGGCGTCCAAGCATGGCGTGATCGGCCTGACCCGCAGCGCCGCCCTGGAATACGGCAAGTACGGCGTGCGGATCAACGCGCTGTGCCCCGGTTTCGTAGAGACACCGATGATCGTCGGTGTCGGCAGCGAATTCGATCCCGATGCGCTGGCGGCGATGCTCAAGACCATTCCCCAACGCCGTCTGGGCGAGCCGTCCGAGCAAGCACAAATGGTGCTTTGGCTGGCCTCGGACCGATCTTCCTATGCCACCGGCGGACAATTCGTCGTCGACGGCGGTTACACGGCTTAA
- a CDS encoding SDR family NAD(P)-dependent oxidoreductase, with the protein MTVLQGKVAIVTGAASGIGRATALLFARQGAKVVVADMNESAGLEVVRLIEQEGAQAFFQMLDVRSEENCAALVDSTLQRYGQLDIALNNAGVFAAPTLTEDQGLALWQRMLDVNLTGVFNCMVHELRAMKARGGSIINTASVAGISGTYGAAAYCASKHGVIGLTRSAALEYGKYGVRINALCPGLIETPMTAGPDSGFNEKMINAGVKSSALRRQGTPEEMAEMALWLASDRSCYATGGQFVVDGGVSA; encoded by the coding sequence ATGACGGTTCTACAAGGCAAAGTCGCGATCGTGACCGGGGCAGCGTCCGGCATCGGGCGGGCCACTGCCCTGCTCTTCGCCCGTCAGGGCGCCAAAGTGGTCGTGGCGGACATGAATGAATCCGCGGGCCTGGAGGTGGTGCGGTTGATTGAGCAGGAAGGCGCGCAAGCGTTCTTTCAAATGCTCGATGTACGCAGTGAGGAAAATTGTGCGGCGCTGGTCGATTCGACGTTGCAGCGATATGGCCAACTCGACATCGCCCTCAACAACGCCGGCGTCTTTGCCGCACCGACCTTGACTGAGGATCAGGGCCTGGCGCTCTGGCAACGCATGCTCGATGTCAATCTGACGGGCGTCTTCAACTGCATGGTTCACGAGCTGCGCGCGATGAAAGCCCGCGGCGGTTCCATCATCAATACCGCCTCGGTCGCCGGTATCAGTGGCACTTATGGGGCTGCGGCGTATTGCGCCTCCAAGCATGGCGTGATCGGCCTGACCCGCAGCGCAGCTCTGGAATACGGCAAGTACGGCGTGCGCATCAACGCCCTGTGCCCCGGATTGATCGAGACGCCCATGACCGCCGGCCCGGACAGCGGTTTCAACGAAAAAATGATCAACGCGGGCGTCAAAAGCTCTGCCTTGCGCCGCCAAGGCACGCCGGAGGAAATGGCCGAGATGGCGCTATGGCTGGCCTCGGATCGGTCGTGCTACGCCACCGGTGGGCAGTTCGTGGTTGATGGCGGTGTATCGGCTTGA
- a CDS encoding lipid-transfer protein, producing the protein MSQKVYVAGVGMIPFLKPGASGSYIEMGAEATRLALKDSGLDYRLVQQAYVGYVYGDSTSGQSALYEVGMTGIPVVNVNNNCSTGSSALYLARQAVESGAVECALALGFEQMQPGALKNQWEDRPAAMGKSSAVADLLTADAEGVPMALKMFGGAGREHMHKYGTQMSTFAAIRTKASRHAANNPLALFRKVVTTEDVMNDQVVWPGVMTRLMACPPTCGAAAAIICTEAFARKHGLRTDVVILAQSMTTDMPIAYEPPSMIQMVGFDMAQRAAHEVYEKAGVGPQDIRVAEMHDCFAHNELLTYESLGFCPVGGAERFVLDGDNTYGGQVVTNPSGGLLSKGHPLGATGLAQCYELTHQLRGTAQDRQVQGVRHALQHNLGLGGACVVTLYGRG; encoded by the coding sequence ATGTCGCAGAAAGTGTATGTAGCCGGCGTAGGTATGATTCCGTTTCTGAAACCAGGTGCCAGCGGCTCCTACATCGAAATGGGCGCCGAGGCGACCCGCCTGGCCCTCAAGGATTCTGGTCTGGATTACCGGCTGGTGCAGCAAGCCTATGTCGGGTACGTCTACGGCGATTCCACCTCGGGTCAGTCGGCCCTCTATGAAGTGGGGATGACCGGTATCCCGGTGGTCAACGTCAACAACAACTGCTCGACCGGCTCCAGCGCTCTATACCTTGCACGTCAGGCCGTGGAAAGCGGTGCGGTGGAATGCGCTCTGGCCCTCGGCTTCGAGCAAATGCAACCCGGGGCGCTGAAAAACCAGTGGGAAGATCGCCCGGCCGCCATGGGCAAAAGCTCGGCAGTGGCGGACCTGCTGACCGCCGATGCCGAAGGCGTACCCATGGCGCTGAAGATGTTCGGTGGCGCCGGTCGTGAGCACATGCACAAATACGGCACACAAATGAGCACCTTCGCGGCCATCCGCACCAAGGCCAGCCGTCACGCGGCCAACAACCCGCTTGCGCTGTTCCGCAAGGTCGTGACTACCGAAGACGTGATGAACGATCAGGTCGTATGGCCCGGCGTGATGACCCGCCTGATGGCTTGCCCGCCAACCTGTGGAGCCGCGGCGGCAATCATCTGCACCGAGGCTTTCGCCCGCAAACACGGCCTGCGCACAGACGTGGTGATCCTCGCCCAGTCGATGACCACGGACATGCCAATCGCCTACGAGCCGCCATCGATGATCCAAATGGTCGGTTTCGACATGGCTCAGCGCGCCGCTCATGAAGTGTATGAGAAGGCTGGTGTAGGACCGCAGGACATCCGCGTCGCCGAAATGCACGACTGCTTCGCCCACAACGAACTGCTGACCTATGAATCGCTGGGTTTTTGCCCGGTCGGTGGCGCCGAGCGCTTCGTGCTTGATGGCGACAACACCTACGGCGGCCAGGTGGTCACCAACCCGTCCGGCGGTCTGCTCTCCAAGGGCCACCCGCTGGGGGCAACCGGCCTGGCGCAATGCTACGAACTGACCCATCAATTGCGTGGCACGGCTCAGGACCGCCAAGTCCAGGGTGTGCGTCATGCGTTGCAGCACAACCTCGGTCTCGGCGGCGCTTGCGTGGTCACGCTTTACGGCCGCGGCTGA